A genomic region of Arachis stenosperma cultivar V10309 chromosome 9, arast.V10309.gnm1.PFL2, whole genome shotgun sequence contains the following coding sequences:
- the LOC130947673 gene encoding putative F-box/FBD/LRR-repeat protein At4g00315 — MDKISDLPKIILHDILSRLPYEDAARTSVLSKAWHETWSSFPILVFDGSRCVHVHLKDRKNPLKIQDNRRKVNRFFNSVDRTLVRFHHHGFAIKEFNLSMMFFHPQFMPHLVDRWMKIVGESSSIQVLKLELQLADSFFGCEFDSHAVDNYYYLPPDVLKAKSLTELVLSGKIRADKLIVNHRIRFPMLRILSLVYVYLGHEQALEDLISGCPMIEDLVLEHCVGLEIVKVHDLPKLKSAMFSGFREIHVDVPSLEYLELGNDKLEFPCDISIDKCRNLKVFILEAVSSVFVSNQWLRELFDKFPLLEKLELSGCVTSESLMISSSRLKVLSFEACLELKEAKIDAPNLESCRYSGKSSHMPAAISFVNCSNQVDFDLGFRLVSRMDLKRLRAFFQNMPPRNVMVSLYLGIMRGSSIVFNEDVLQNVRVPLPRIKELRLSVAEETEELCVLLMNDLFWSFRPAIISLNVRLCSRIFLKLLLEKLRCHNEEERCCSSSQMKCWWHDLKDVKVRSYPEKYENLSDCEALLDSLPINFSFRALRLNFELEWDSLHTSLSGGGINAGPSIN; from the exons ATGGACAAAATTTCTGATCTGCCAAAGATAATCCTCCATGACATTCTTTCAAGGTTGCCTTACGAAGATGCTGCAAGGACCAGTGTTTTGTCCAAGGCTTGGCATGAAACATGGTCCTCATTTCCCATCTTGGTCTTCGACGGCTCTCGATGTGTGCACGTGCACTTGAAGGATAGAAAAAATCCCCTGAAGATACAAGACAACAGGAGGAAAGTGAACAGGTTCTTCAACTCTGTGGACAGGACACTTGTTAGGTTCCACCACCACGGCTTTGCCATCAAAGAATTTAACCTGAGTATGATGTTCTTCCATCCTCAGTTCATGCCACATCTCGTCGACCggtggatgaagatagtaggtgAAAGTAGTAGTATTCAGGTGCTAAAGCTTGAACTTCAACTTGCTGACAGTTTCTTTGGATGTGAGTTTGACTCACACGCGGTTGATAATTATTACTACTTGCCACCAGATGTACTGAAAGCCAAGTCATTAACTGAATTAGTGTTGTCAGGGAAGATTAGAGCAGACAAATTGATTGTAAATCACAGAATTAGGTTCCCTATGTTGCGGATATTGTCCTTAGTTTATGTTTATTTGGGACATGAACAAGCGCTTGAAGATCTCATTTCTGGTTGTCCTATGATTGAGGACTTAGTATTGGAGCACTGTGTTGGATTGGAAATTGTAAAAGTACATGATTTGCCTAAGCTAAAGTCTGCTATGTTTTCTGGATTTCGTGAAATTCATGTTGATGTACCGAGTCTAGAGTATCTTGAACTTGGTAATGACAAATTAGAGTTCCCTTGTGATATCAGTATAGACAAGTGCAGAAATTTGAAGGTGTTTATTTTAGAGGCTGTGAGTTCTGTTTTCGTCTCTAACCAATGGTTGCGTGAACTTTTTGACAAGTTTCCTTTGCTTGAGAAGTTGGAATTAAGTGGTTGTGTTACATCTGAGAGCCTAATGATCTCCAGTTCTCGCCTCAAGGTTTTGTCCTTCGAGGCTTGCTTAGAGTTGAAGGAAGCTAAGATCGATGCGCCGAATTTAGAGTCATGTAGATATTCTGGAAAATCCAGCCACATGCCAGCAGCTATATCTTTTGTGAATTGTTCAAATCAGGTGGATTTTGATTTAGGCTTCCGACTAGTATCTCGTATGGATTTGAAAAGGCTTAGAGCATTTTTTCAGAACATGCCACCAAGAAATGTTATGGTATCCTTGTATCTTGGAATCATGAGAGGTTCATCT ATTGTGTTCAATGAAGATGTACTACAAAATGTTCGAGTCCCTTTGCCAAGGATCAAAGAATTGAGGTTATCGGTAGCTGAAGAAACTGAAGAGTTGTGTGTGCTTCTTATGAATGATTTGTTTTGGAGCTTCCGTCCTGCTATTATTTCTTTGAACGTGAGACTTTGCAGCAGAATATTCCTTAAG CTACTATTGGAGAAGCTAAGGTGCCACAACGAGGAAGAGAGATGCTGCAGTTCAAGTCAAATGAAATGTTGGTGGCATGATTTGAAAGATGTCAAAGTCAGAAGCTATCCTGAGAAATATGAGAACCTCAGTGATTGTGAAGCACTCTTGGATTCATTGCCAATAAATTTTTCTTTCCGGGCTTTGCGGCTTAACTTTGAGTTAGAGTGGGACTCATTACA TACTTCTCTGTCCGGTGGCGGCATCAACGCCGGTCCCAGCATCAACTAA